A window from Methanococcoides sp. LMO-2 encodes these proteins:
- the rnfC gene encoding Rnf electron transport complex subunit RnfC, with the protein MKNIPEKVIIPLKQHDGTACEPLVKKGDMVCEGQKIGECGAYNSASVHSSVSGEVLSVEEAPHPNGNKVNSVIIQPSEEAECADLKPKEVPSGELADLIKEAGIVEHYGCPTHMVLRPEGKKVDIVLVNATSSEWIGGHYDTPSQYSSQMLDALKLLMKASGASKGAIVLRNDDLESINSFDGLNYDGKPITVAPLVGKRKVSYYFKDMASDIVVVSQEHIYGKKILDLFTFNVTGRKVSFGCVPTDVGVAICSVKSAKALYDAVNAGKPYIETVVSVSGKVNNPQKILVKIGTTFKDVIEACGGYIGEPGKLIANGSITGVAQYTDEVPVSKTTTSIYVQSADEVVRGESVDCTHCARCIDVCPVNLVPSRIAALSDQGRFDECRQMHIMNCVECGRCAAVCPSKIHVLQLIKYAKNSIEKAYEDLAPKESPANLKLGCGCSGGE; encoded by the coding sequence ATGAAAAATATACCTGAAAAGGTCATTATTCCCTTAAAGCAACATGACGGCACTGCATGTGAACCGCTTGTGAAGAAAGGGGATATGGTCTGTGAAGGGCAGAAGATAGGCGAATGCGGAGCTTATAATTCCGCATCTGTCCATTCAAGCGTATCCGGGGAAGTTCTTTCCGTTGAGGAAGCACCTCATCCAAACGGAAACAAGGTAAACAGCGTTATAATTCAGCCATCTGAAGAGGCTGAATGTGCCGATCTCAAGCCAAAGGAAGTTCCATCCGGTGAACTTGCAGATCTCATAAAGGAAGCCGGTATCGTTGAGCATTATGGGTGCCCTACACATATGGTACTCAGGCCGGAAGGCAAAAAGGTAGATATCGTACTGGTAAATGCCACTTCATCTGAATGGATCGGTGGTCATTATGATACACCTTCCCAGTATTCATCACAGATGCTTGATGCACTGAAGTTATTGATGAAGGCTTCAGGTGCCTCAAAGGGTGCTATTGTACTAAGGAACGATGACCTTGAATCCATCAATTCTTTTGACGGATTGAACTATGATGGAAAGCCAATAACTGTTGCTCCACTTGTCGGCAAGAGGAAGGTCAGCTATTACTTCAAGGATATGGCATCTGACATTGTGGTCGTATCACAGGAACACATCTACGGTAAGAAGATCCTTGATTTGTTCACCTTTAATGTTACAGGAAGGAAGGTTTCTTTTGGTTGTGTGCCTACTGATGTTGGTGTTGCGATATGCAGTGTAAAATCTGCAAAAGCACTTTATGATGCAGTAAATGCAGGGAAACCATATATCGAGACCGTGGTCTCTGTTTCCGGAAAAGTGAATAACCCACAGAAGATCCTTGTGAAGATCGGAACTACATTCAAAGATGTAATTGAGGCATGTGGTGGGTACATCGGTGAACCTGGCAAGCTCATTGCAAATGGTTCTATCACAGGTGTTGCACAGTATACCGATGAAGTGCCGGTGAGCAAGACAACGACATCCATATACGTCCAGTCGGCTGATGAGGTTGTAAGAGGCGAATCCGTTGACTGTACTCATTGTGCAAGATGCATAGATGTGTGTCCTGTGAATCTTGTTCCAAGCAGGATCGCAGCACTATCCGATCAGGGACGCTTTGATGAATGCCGCCAGATGCATATCATGAATTGTGTGGAATGTGGCAGATGTGCAGCAGTGTGTCCTTCGAAGATACATGTTCTGCAACTGATAAAATATGCAAAGAATTCTATCGAAAAGGCGTATGAAGACTTAGCTCCAAAAGAATCCCCTGCTAATCTTAAATTAGGATGTGGATGCAGTGGAGGCGAATAA
- the rnfG gene encoding Rnf electron transport complex subunit RnfG encodes MTESNKDVVVIIGKLVLISVIASALLAVTYVPTSEQLKKNYEEARTSTLAELMPQAAEFEAVYGDEIINDEGDREILYYRAKDSSGNLIGYAFFRQHPGAQGLLEVAGGVDASFNEVTGMSIMSHAETPGLGSKITEPPFRDQFNNVKVADLSLSKSGGAIDSITGATISSQAVVDALNAQIGDIQVAEA; translated from the coding sequence ATGACTGAGTCAAACAAGGATGTAGTAGTTATCATAGGTAAGCTGGTGTTGATATCTGTCATTGCTTCAGCACTTCTGGCTGTAACATATGTGCCTACAAGTGAACAATTAAAGAAGAATTATGAAGAAGCGAGAACTTCAACGCTTGCTGAATTGATGCCTCAAGCTGCAGAATTTGAAGCTGTGTATGGTGATGAGATCATTAACGATGAAGGTGACCGGGAAATATTGTATTACCGTGCAAAAGACAGTTCCGGGAATCTTATCGGATATGCTTTCTTCAGGCAACACCCTGGTGCACAGGGATTATTGGAAGTTGCCGGAGGGGTTGATGCTTCATTCAATGAAGTTACTGGCATGAGTATCATGTCTCATGCTGAAACTCCTGGTCTGGGGTCCAAGATCACTGAACCACCTTTCAGGGACCAGTTCAATAATGTGAAAGTAGCAGACCTGAGTTTGTCAAAGTCTGGTGGTGCAATTGATTCAATTACCGGTGCCACGATATCATCTCAGGCAGTGGTAGATGCCCTGAATGCCCAGATTGGAGATATACAGGTAGCAGAGGCTTAA
- a CDS encoding DUF4870 domain-containing protein — translation MTYKTSIGLNENIVGILCYLGFWITGVLFLFIEKENKFVRFHAFQSAMLFMVLTAVVFLVAWIPYVGWILADFGGFFSLFVWISFMFIAWRGSKLKVPVIGKIAYNHAYK, via the coding sequence ATGACATACAAGACTTCCATTGGACTGAATGAGAACATTGTGGGTATACTGTGCTATCTGGGATTCTGGATCACAGGTGTCCTTTTCCTCTTTATTGAAAAGGAGAACAAGTTCGTCCGCTTCCACGCATTCCAGTCAGCAATGCTTTTCATGGTTCTGACCGCAGTTGTCTTCCTGGTGGCATGGATCCCTTATGTGGGGTGGATACTTGCTGATTTCGGAGGTTTCTTTTCCCTCTTTGTGTGGATATCTTTCATGTTCATTGCATGGAGAGGTTCAAAGCTTAAGGTACCGGTTATTGGTAAGATCGCTTACAACCACGCGTACAAGTGA
- the rnfD gene encoding Rnf electron transport complex subunit RnfD encodes MTFTISAPPHRKENITFKKMTWAKIIALLPVFLLSVYLFGVPAIGLVIASIFAAVVTEVAIQKAFNQKITIDDGNTILIGLMVAMIIPPEAPLWIPMIGSVFAIGIGKHAFGGIGSYVFNPVLAAWVFLSLAWWSIMSPYSYPQTTALSDLILETGAGHIAGVSPLALLIPGCILILLRYVEWRIPVSFFVTTILLAVLVGDSLSYVVLGVVLFGILFLATDTSSSPVTKNGRVIYGIVCGVLVVVYGHFANYVDAIFYGLFLANCVSSLIDNNTLPGSYGSETFLQRKYKRILSKVPFKDRLEVLLND; translated from the coding sequence ATGACATTTACTATTTCAGCTCCCCCTCACAGAAAAGAGAATATTACTTTCAAGAAGATGACCTGGGCGAAGATAATTGCTCTTCTGCCAGTATTCTTGTTATCTGTATATTTATTTGGTGTTCCTGCAATAGGGCTGGTCATTGCCAGTATCTTTGCAGCAGTAGTGACTGAGGTCGCAATACAGAAAGCATTTAATCAGAAGATAACGATCGATGATGGAAACACAATTCTCATTGGTCTGATGGTTGCGATGATTATACCACCGGAAGCTCCTTTATGGATTCCTATGATCGGTTCTGTCTTTGCGATCGGAATAGGAAAACATGCGTTTGGAGGTATCGGATCCTATGTTTTCAACCCGGTACTTGCAGCATGGGTATTCCTGAGCCTTGCATGGTGGTCAATAATGAGTCCGTATTCCTATCCTCAGACTACTGCTCTGTCTGACCTGATATTGGAAACAGGTGCAGGTCACATCGCAGGTGTATCACCTCTCGCATTGTTGATCCCAGGTTGTATCCTTATATTACTGCGCTATGTGGAATGGAGAATTCCAGTTTCATTCTTTGTGACCACGATCCTGCTTGCAGTTCTTGTTGGTGATAGTCTGTCATACGTTGTTCTCGGTGTTGTCCTGTTTGGTATCCTGTTCCTTGCAACGGATACTTCCAGTTCACCTGTCACCAAGAACGGTCGTGTTATTTATGGAATTGTTTGTGGTGTTCTTGTCGTAGTATATGGCCATTTTGCAAATTATGTTGATGCGATCTTCTATGGTCTGTTCCTTGCAAACTGTGTTTCATCATTGATAGACAATAACACACTTCCTGGTTCTTATGGTTCAGAGACTTTCTTACAGCGCAAGTACAAGCGTATCCTTTCAAAGGTTCCTTTCAAGGATCGCCTGGAGGTGCTATTAAATGACTGA
- a CDS encoding replication factor C small subunit has product MAGGFKIKEEIWIEKYRPFKLEDIVGQKETTERLISYVKTGNLPHLLFSGPPGVGKTATAVSIARELFGDDWRENFTELNASDERGIDVVRTKIKNFAKTSPIGGADFKIIFLDEADALTSDAQSALRRTMERYTGNCRFILSCNYSSKIIEPIQSRCAVYRFRHLTEDSVAERCRHIAEKEGLEIADDGMEALKYVAQGDMRKAINALQAAALFDKTIHRDAIYRITATAHPEEIMELLKTALSGNFVLARRKLDTLMLEKGLSGEDVVGQIYRAIFDMDVAGQRMVDLMDMIGEVDFRLTEGANERIQLDALLAHFALTKEQ; this is encoded by the coding sequence ATGGCTGGAGGGTTTAAAATAAAAGAAGAGATATGGATCGAGAAATACAGGCCTTTTAAGCTTGAAGATATTGTGGGTCAAAAGGAGACTACAGAAAGGCTGATCTCATATGTAAAGACCGGTAATCTTCCTCACTTATTGTTCTCAGGTCCTCCCGGAGTTGGAAAGACAGCTACTGCTGTGTCTATTGCACGTGAACTTTTCGGGGATGACTGGAGGGAGAACTTCACAGAACTCAATGCGTCGGATGAGCGTGGTATTGATGTTGTAAGGACCAAGATCAAGAACTTCGCAAAGACCTCCCCTATCGGAGGTGCCGATTTCAAGATAATCTTCCTTGATGAAGCAGATGCTTTAACGTCCGATGCGCAGTCAGCACTGCGTCGTACGATGGAGCGCTATACGGGTAACTGCCGCTTCATATTGTCCTGTAACTATTCTTCAAAGATCATCGAACCTATTCAGTCCAGGTGCGCTGTTTACCGTTTCCGCCACCTTACTGAGGATTCCGTGGCTGAAAGGTGCAGGCATATTGCTGAAAAAGAGGGGCTTGAAATTGCTGATGATGGAATGGAAGCACTGAAGTACGTTGCTCAGGGTGACATGAGAAAGGCAATAAATGCACTTCAGGCAGCTGCTCTTTTTGATAAGACCATCCACAGGGATGCCATATACAGGATAACTGCAACAGCCCATCCTGAAGAGATCATGGAACTGCTTAAAACCGCATTATCCGGTAATTTTGTGCTGGCGCGCAGGAAACTTGATACTCTTATGCTGGAAAAGGGTCTTTCCGGAGAGGATGTCGTCGGGCAGATCTATCGTGCTATTTTCGACATGGATGTAGCAGGCCAGCGTATGGTGGACCTTATGGATATGATCGGCGAGGTTGATTTCAGGCTTACTGAAGGTGCGAACGAAAGAATACAGCTTGATGCTTTGCTGGCACATTTTGCCCTGACCAAGGAGCAATAA
- the rnfA gene encoding Rnf electron transport complex subunit RnfA encodes MAADVSLFQIFMDGVFIKNFLVIQFLGLCSFVGVTKDTKSAAGMSGAVIFVMTMAATVSYLIYSFVLIPLKLEFLSLISFIVVIAALVQLVEFVVRKNVPSLYRSLGIYLPLITTNCAVLGVVLLNVLNEYSFIQSVVFGVAAGLGYTIVMLMMSGIRERSTLVNVPSAVRGLPQAFLIATMLSMAFVNYFGVIPL; translated from the coding sequence ATGGCAGCTGACGTAAGTTTATTCCAGATATTTATGGATGGTGTGTTCATTAAGAACTTCCTTGTCATCCAGTTCCTTGGCCTGTGTTCATTCGTGGGTGTGACCAAGGATACAAAGAGCGCTGCAGGAATGTCCGGTGCTGTCATCTTCGTAATGACTATGGCGGCAACGGTGTCATATCTGATCTACTCTTTCGTATTGATCCCGTTGAAGCTTGAGTTCCTTAGTCTGATCAGTTTCATTGTTGTGATTGCTGCCCTTGTGCAGCTTGTGGAGTTCGTTGTCAGGAAGAACGTTCCTTCACTGTACCGTTCACTTGGTATCTACCTCCCGCTTATCACAACCAACTGTGCAGTTCTTGGTGTTGTACTTCTTAATGTCCTGAATGAATACTCTTTCATACAGAGTGTTGTTTTCGGAGTTGCAGCAGGTCTTGGTTACACTATAGTAATGTTGATGATGTCCGGTATCAGGGAACGTAGTACTCTTGTAAATGTTCCGTCTGCGGTCCGTGGTCTTCCGCAGGCATTCCTTATAGCAACAATGCTTTCAATGGCATTTGTTAACTACTTCGGAGTGATCCCATTATGA
- a CDS encoding DNA-binding protein, whose product MVEREVAFRMFAKELNDSGLTIHSTIDEAINSEGHTPNYLLTPLGSMVNRVFIVGVITEVDNVGNDIDTWKARIVDPSGAFTIYAGQYQPQAAIFLSSVETPAFVSVVGKVRVYKPDPGTSIISLRPEEIHLADEKMRNDWVIDTAELTLDRVEAVSEMVSSCKSVPDTCECIKDKADFSEISEGICLAIDNYGTGSDYLDEMRSVIKKCIVSIELAPPGNGEKDMDVVVMELLEELDEGKGVDYLHLLSVAKSRNINEKAVDSAVRSLLAKGSCYEPKIGIIRPIS is encoded by the coding sequence ATGGTGGAACGTGAAGTTGCATTCCGTATGTTTGCAAAGGAATTGAACGACTCAGGTCTTACGATACATTCTACTATAGATGAGGCGATAAATTCCGAAGGACACACTCCGAATTACCTGCTTACTCCGTTGGGGTCAATGGTGAATCGTGTTTTTATTGTAGGTGTCATTACTGAGGTTGACAATGTTGGCAATGATATTGATACATGGAAGGCCCGCATAGTTGACCCATCAGGTGCTTTCACTATATATGCGGGGCAGTACCAGCCACAGGCAGCTATCTTCCTTTCATCCGTCGAGACTCCTGCATTCGTTTCCGTTGTGGGGAAAGTGCGTGTGTACAAGCCGGATCCGGGGACATCAATTATTTCCCTGAGGCCTGAGGAGATCCACCTGGCCGATGAAAAAATGCGCAATGATTGGGTAATTGACACAGCTGAACTAACTCTTGACCGGGTGGAAGCAGTTTCAGAAATGGTGTCCTCGTGCAAAAGTGTTCCTGACACTTGTGAGTGTATTAAGGACAAGGCGGATTTTTCTGAAATATCCGAAGGAATATGCCTTGCAATTGATAATTATGGTACTGGTTCTGATTACCTGGATGAGATGAGGTCGGTTATTAAAAAGTGCATTGTTTCCATTGAGCTTGCACCTCCCGGTAATGGCGAAAAAGATATGGATGTCGTTGTCATGGAACTGCTGGAAGAGCTTGATGAGGGAAAAGGCGTGGATTATTTACATCTTCTTTCAGTTGCAAAATCCCGAAATATCAATGAAAAAGCAGTGGATTCAGCTGTCAGGTCCTTGCTTGCAAAGGGATCATGTTATGAGCCAAAAATAGGGATTATAAGGCCCATATCATAA
- a CDS encoding small multi-drug export protein has translation MPFQEQLLDALASVPSWLATVVLSALPVSELRGAIPVAIGIYGIDPVDAYLLAIIGNLLPVIPLLLFLDPVSSYLRRFKIGDSFFTWLFTRTRRKHSESMDRYGTLALTLFVAIPLPVTGAWTGCAAAFVFGVKFRHALMAITAGVLISGIVVTIVTLAGMGAIDLLL, from the coding sequence ATGCCTTTTCAAGAGCAACTGCTGGATGCACTCGCAAGTGTGCCTTCATGGCTGGCAACGGTAGTGCTCAGTGCATTGCCGGTATCCGAGCTTCGTGGTGCCATCCCTGTTGCTATAGGGATATATGGAATTGATCCGGTAGATGCTTATCTGCTTGCGATCATAGGGAACCTCCTCCCGGTGATCCCTCTTTTACTTTTCCTGGATCCGGTGTCTTCTTACCTCAGGAGGTTCAAAATTGGTGATTCTTTCTTCACCTGGCTTTTCACAAGGACCCGCCGAAAACATTCTGAAAGCATGGATCGTTATGGTACACTGGCATTAACGCTCTTTGTGGCCATTCCGTTGCCGGTTACAGGTGCATGGACCGGTTGTGCAGCTGCTTTTGTGTTCGGTGTGAAGTTCAGGCATGCCCTCATGGCGATCACCGCAGGCGTCCTGATATCAGGCATTGTTGTGACGATAGTCACTCTTGCCGGAATGGGCGCGATAGATCTGTTACTATAA
- a CDS encoding histone family protein, with product MPILPLASVERLIRSANAERVSESAASILLEILEDYGVKIAKEAIIYANHAGRKTVKDEDIKLAFDMLTKPRD from the coding sequence ATGCCTATACTACCATTAGCTTCCGTCGAACGTTTGATCCGAAGTGCCAATGCAGAAAGGGTCAGTGAGTCTGCAGCATCCATCCTTTTGGAGATACTCGAAGATTACGGAGTAAAGATAGCAAAAGAAGCTATAATATATGCAAATCATGCCGGAAGAAAAACAGTAAAAGATGAAGACATAAAACTTGCCTTTGACATGCTCACGAAACCCCGTGATTAA
- a CDS encoding DUF6951 family protein: MTDITVNSRICGFTHKISGVKDGKNVKVKVETQCPKVKNISELEVPMMELFGIKENAVIAKAQEGNCCATCLVPCAILHACNIELGLISATLAKDVENLSIDFK, from the coding sequence ATGACAGACATCACAGTCAATTCAAGGATTTGTGGCTTTACCCACAAAATAAGTGGGGTCAAAGATGGAAAGAACGTTAAGGTAAAAGTTGAGACCCAATGCCCAAAAGTAAAGAACATTTCTGAACTTGAAGTGCCAATGATGGAGCTCTTTGGAATAAAAGAAAATGCAGTAATAGCTAAAGCACAGGAAGGAAACTGCTGTGCAACATGCCTGGTACCCTGTGCCATCCTCCACGCCTGCAACATCGAGCTGGGGCTGATCTCCGCAACACTTGCAAAGGATGTAGAAAACCTTAGCATCGATTTCAAATAA
- the rnfE gene encoding Rnf electron transport complex subunit RnfE, translating into MNALSEFIRGITKDNPVFALVLGLCPTLAVTTSIDNAIGMSAGTAFVLICSNLLVSGLRKQIPASVRLPIFILIIATFVSIVEMVMKAYFPPMYAALGVFIPLIVVNCIIIGRAEAYANKNNMFYSLIDALGISTGFLLVLVLIGGIRELLGTGQIVVFGLEVISIPINPITYMILSPGAFLTIGILMAIVNYRRARKLARGG; encoded by the coding sequence ATGAATGCTTTAAGTGAATTTATTCGTGGAATTACAAAGGATAACCCTGTATTTGCTTTGGTATTGGGTCTTTGTCCTACATTGGCAGTTACCACGTCCATTGATAATGCTATTGGTATGTCAGCTGGAACGGCTTTTGTACTTATCTGTTCCAACCTTCTGGTCTCTGGCCTGAGGAAGCAGATCCCTGCTTCTGTGAGATTGCCAATATTCATTTTGATAATAGCAACGTTCGTTTCGATCGTAGAGATGGTTATGAAGGCTTATTTCCCACCGATGTATGCGGCGTTGGGTGTTTTCATTCCTCTTATTGTTGTCAACTGTATCATCATTGGACGTGCTGAAGCATATGCTAACAAGAACAACATGTTCTATTCTCTGATCGATGCATTGGGTATATCAACAGGTTTCCTTCTTGTCCTTGTGCTCATTGGAGGTATCAGGGAACTTCTGGGAACCGGCCAGATCGTGGTATTTGGTCTGGAAGTTATCAGTATCCCGATCAATCCGATCACCTACATGATCCTTTCACCGGGGGCTTTCCTCACAATAGGTATTTTGATGGCAATAGTCAATTATAGAAGAGCAAGGAAGCTCGCAAGAGGTGGATAA
- a CDS encoding Single-stranded DNA binding protein, translating to MDEKFAPHIEELTRALGHVSRSVIEDELELLLKYRVPIDEAKRSVLKKFRDSSPVTKKVNDLVIGDKGIALEVRILEINEKDVNLRGEAATIFSGVLGDETGMCSFTSWKPISLNSGDAVKILNASVRSWRNRAEVNIGDRSEVELLQDTDLPDISELSETPVKKLSEIGYSDMFVSSVAAVIELYHREVDVKGHNLTIIEGVLADETGRLPFVSWSLLDGVDIGSILRFEDASVSMYRGVPSIHLNESTPVRIVGPDEELSFTFDSVNVPPEPLPIKEVLQNEGMFDVSVKGNIVSVRPGSGLITRCPECNRVIMKNACRSHGVVEGIQDMRIKLILDDGTGSLLVMLNRELSEIVYGKTLQECELVMGKSMSANVVYDDMKNILTGRYLGVRGNTSRVEYGVTFVAKSVWAPSDDPENRISALLERLEGVEV from the coding sequence ATGGACGAAAAATTTGCGCCTCATATTGAAGAGTTAACAAGGGCGCTGGGACATGTAAGCAGATCCGTAATAGAGGATGAACTGGAATTGTTGTTAAAGTATCGTGTACCGATCGATGAAGCAAAAAGGTCTGTTCTTAAGAAATTCCGGGATAGTTCTCCTGTTACGAAAAAGGTAAATGATCTTGTCATTGGTGACAAAGGTATAGCTCTTGAGGTCCGTATTCTTGAGATAAATGAGAAAGACGTCAATTTGCGTGGTGAGGCCGCTACTATATTCTCTGGTGTACTTGGGGATGAGACTGGTATGTGCTCATTCACTTCATGGAAGCCGATCTCACTGAACTCCGGGGATGCTGTAAAGATCCTGAATGCCTCTGTAAGGTCCTGGCGCAACAGGGCGGAGGTCAACATCGGGGATCGCTCGGAAGTTGAACTTCTTCAGGATACTGATCTTCCTGATATAAGTGAGCTATCTGAAACTCCTGTAAAAAAACTGAGCGAGATCGGATATTCTGATATGTTCGTAAGTTCGGTGGCTGCCGTGATAGAACTATATCACAGGGAGGTCGATGTAAAAGGACACAACCTTACTATTATAGAGGGGGTACTGGCTGATGAGACCGGAAGGTTGCCTTTTGTTTCATGGTCACTTCTTGATGGTGTTGATATTGGCAGTATCTTACGTTTTGAGGATGCATCGGTCAGCATGTACAGGGGTGTGCCTTCAATACATCTTAATGAATCCACTCCGGTCCGGATCGTAGGTCCTGATGAAGAACTGTCCTTCACTTTTGATTCGGTGAACGTACCACCGGAACCATTGCCTATCAAGGAAGTTCTGCAAAACGAAGGCATGTTCGATGTATCGGTAAAGGGCAACATTGTATCTGTAAGGCCGGGTTCCGGGCTGATAACCCGCTGTCCTGAATGTAACAGGGTAATTATGAAGAATGCCTGTCGCTCCCATGGTGTGGTGGAGGGTATTCAGGACATGCGCATCAAGCTCATCCTTGATGACGGTACCGGTTCTCTTCTTGTGATGCTGAACCGGGAACTTTCCGAGATCGTCTATGGTAAAACACTTCAGGAATGTGAACTGGTCATGGGCAAATCGATGTCTGCAAATGTTGTTTATGATGATATGAAAAATATCCTCACGGGTCGCTATCTTGGTGTGCGCGGGAATACTTCAAGGGTCGAATATGGCGTCACATTTGTAGCAAAATCCGTGTGGGCTCCCTCAGATGATCCTGAAAATAGGATATCTGCACTTTTGGAGCGACTGGAAGGGGTTGAGGTATAA
- the rnfB gene encoding Rnf electron transport complex subunit RnfB yields MSLTTLLIQAMATLGGLGLVIGIMLIAASRLFKVETNPLVEEVVEVLPGANCGACGFAGCADFAERVVEDNAPLDGCPVGGFETAKEIGGILGQDVSEAEKEYPYLRCNGGTNCVDRFDYVGIEDCTAVIMLSDGEKGCNYGCMGRGTCVRACPFDAITIGDDRLPDVNKNLCKSCGLCIDACPNDVLMFAKDSEKVHVQCNSHDKGKTVKAVCEIGCIGCKICEKNCPEDAIKVTKFLAEIDQDKCTACGICVEKCPQNCIEMR; encoded by the coding sequence ATGAGTCTGACAACTTTACTTATCCAGGCAATGGCAACACTTGGTGGTCTTGGTCTTGTGATCGGTATCATGCTGATCGCAGCCTCAAGGCTGTTTAAGGTGGAAACCAATCCTCTTGTTGAAGAGGTTGTTGAGGTCCTCCCGGGTGCCAACTGTGGTGCCTGTGGTTTTGCAGGATGTGCGGATTTCGCGGAACGTGTCGTGGAAGATAATGCTCCTCTGGATGGATGCCCTGTGGGTGGTTTTGAGACTGCAAAGGAGATCGGTGGAATTCTCGGCCAGGATGTTTCAGAGGCAGAGAAAGAATATCCGTACCTCAGGTGTAATGGTGGTACCAACTGCGTCGACAGGTTCGATTACGTGGGTATCGAGGATTGTACTGCCGTGATCATGCTCTCTGATGGTGAGAAGGGATGTAATTATGGATGTATGGGTCGCGGGACCTGTGTACGTGCATGTCCTTTTGATGCTATCACTATCGGTGATGACCGTCTTCCTGATGTGAACAAGAACCTCTGTAAGAGCTGTGGTCTCTGTATTGATGCATGTCCAAATGATGTGCTTATGTTCGCAAAGGACTCCGAGAAGGTGCATGTCCAGTGTAATTCACATGACAAGGGTAAGACCGTAAAGGCAGTCTGTGAGATAGGATGTATCGGCTGTAAGATCTGTGAGAAGAACTGTCCTGAAGATGCTATCAAGGTCACAAAGTTCCTTGCCGAGATCGATCAGGATAAATGTACAGCATGCGGAATATGTGTTGAGAAATGCCCGCAGAACTGTATTGAGATGAGATAA